In Candidatus Devosia phytovorans, the DNA window GACGCATGGGTAATAAATTACGGTCGTGCCATCATGGAGGTTGCGCAAACGCATATGCGCACCCACATGCACGAACTGATCACTTTGGCGCGAGCCGAACAGAACAAAGACGCGGCTGAGTAAAGGGGCAAATATTCATGCGTGCACTGTTTTCATATGGACTGGCTTTGTTGATCCTGCTTGGCGCTGGCGCCTGGCTCGCCACCGGAACGCTGGTGGTGGGTGGAAGCGGACCGGGGAATGGGGAAAGACCCATTGTTTCGGTCATCGAAGGCCAGGATCATGGTCCCCTGCATGAGACGCTGGCGAATGCCGGCGTGCTGGCCGAGCATCCCGAACCCGAAACCGACCCCCGACTGACCATTGCCCAGCGCAATGAAGAGGCAAGCGGGTCCGATGAGGCGCTGGCGAAGGTCCGTACCGTGACCTACACCGCCAAGCCGATGCAGATCGACGTGCCGCTGCGCGGCCGCACCCAGGCGAAATCCTCGGTCGGCGCTCTGGCCGAGACGGCTGGTATCGTCGATGAGGTGCATGTCACCAAGGGCGAGCAGGTTGCCGTGGGCGATGCCCTGTGCACGCTGGATCGTGGCACGCGCGCTGCCGCCGTGGCCCAGGCACAGGCGGGGCTGGAGCAGGCCAATGCTGGCCTCAACCAGGCACAGCTCGATTTTGACACCAATGCCGACCTGCGTGAACGCGGACTGGCCGCGCCCAATACGGGTCGCGCCGTGGAAGTGGCGCTGAGCGGCGCCCGGGCGTCGGTGTCCTCGGCCCAGGCTGCGCTCGACAATGCACAGCAGGAACTCGATCGCACCGAGATCAAGGCCAAGGTGGCCGGTGTGGTGCAGGATCCGGTGGCCGTGGCTGGCGCCATGCTGCCGCAGGGTCAGGCCTGCGCGACCATCGTGCAGCTCAATCCGATGAAGTTCGTCGGCCAGGTGCCGGAGTCGCGTATCGACCTGGCACGCACCGGGCTCGACGCCGTGGTCAAGACGGTGAGCGGCGCGCAGGCCGAGGGCAAGGTGACGTTCATTTCGGCCACGGCCGACGATGCGACCCGTTCCTTCCCGGTCGAAATCGAATTTGCCAATGACGAGCTGAGCTTCCGCGATGGCGCAACGGCGCAGGCCGTGGTGACGCTGGGCAGTGCGCAGGGCCAGCTGCTGCCGCAGTCGGTGCTGACGCTGGACGAGGCCGGCACGCTGGGCGTGCGCACGGTGGAGGACGGCAAGGTCGCCTTCCATGAAATCACCATCGTCAGCGATACGCGCGATGGCGTGTGGGTTACCGGCCTGCCCGAGACGATCGACGTGATCACCGTCGGCCAGGAAAACGTGTCTGCAGGACAGGCGGTCGACGCCTCGTCCGATGAGAATGCTCCCGCTGTCAGCGAAGAAAGCGTCTGATCATGCTCGACTTCATCGTCAGAATCCTGAGGATGCCGCGTGTCGTGCTGACCGTCATGGTCATCATGGTCGGCGCGGGTGTCTCGGCCTATGTGTCGCTGCCCAAGGAAAGCTTCCCGGCAATCGACGTCCCCTATCTCTACGTCTCGATCAGCCAGACGGGCGTTTCGCCGCGTGACGCGGAAAACCTCCTCGCCAAGCCGACCGAGGAAGAGCTGGCAACCCTGCCGGGGCTCGAGAATATCAGCTCCACCTCGACCACCGGCCATGCCTCGATCTTCCTCGAGTTCGACATCAATACGGACAAGGACCAGGCCCTCGCCGATACCCGCGCCCGCATGGATGCGGTCAAGGCCGAGTTGCCCGACGAGGCCAATGAGCCAATCGTGGCGGAAATCGACCTGGTCGGCACGCCGATCATTTCCGTGGCCGTGTTCGGCAATGCGCCGGAAAAGGAACTGGTGCGCCGCGCCGAGGACCTGCAGGATCACCTCGAAGGCCTGGCCGATGTGCGCGAGGCAGAACTTTCCGGCGGGCGCGACGAAATCCTCGAGGTCAAGATCGACCTGCTGCGGCTCGAAGCCTATGGGCTGACTGCCAGCCAGCTGCTCGATGCGCTCAATCGCAACAATATGGTGGTGCCGGGCGGTACGCTCAACACCGGCCAGGGCTCGTTCAATATCGAAGTGCCGGGCCTGATCACCAATCCGGCCGACGTCTACAACCTGCCGCTCAAGACCGACGGCAATAGCGTGGTGACCTTTGGCGATGTGGCCACGATCACCCGGACGCTGGAAGACGCGACCGCCTATACCACGGTCAACGGCTCCCCTGCCCTGATCCTGGGCGTATCCAAAAAGCTCGGCACCAATATCATCGACGTATCGGGCCAGGTGCGCGCAGCGACTGCAGAATTTGCCAAGGACTGGCCGTCGGGCGTGCAGTATTCCTTCTTCCTCGACCAGGCGGAAACGACCAATTCGATGTTCCGCTCGCTGGAAGCAGCGGTGCTGACGGCCGTGGCGCTGGTGCTGATCACCTGCGTGGCCACGCTTGGCGTGCGTCCGGCGATCATGATTGGCCTGTCGATCCCGCTGTCCTTCATGATGGCGTTCCTCGTGGCGCAGATGCTGGGCATGACCATCAACATGATGGTGATGTTTGGCCTGGTCATCGCGGTGGGCGTGCTGGTCGACGACCCTGTGGTGGTGGTCGAATATGCGGAGCGAAAACTGCAGGAAGGCGTCTCGAAAAAAGAGGCGTTCATCCTGGCCGTGCGCAAGATGTTCATCCCGGTGGTTGGCGCCACCGCGACGACGCTGGGCGCCTTCGTGCCGCTGCTGTTCTGGCCGGGCATCATCGGGAAGTTCATGGCCTATCTGCCGACCATCGTGATCATCGTGATGATTGCGTCGCTGATCTCGGCACTGATCTTCATGCCGGTGATCGGCGCGGTGATCGCCTCGACCCATGTGGACGAGAAGGCCAAGGAAGCTGCCGACGTCGTGATGTATCCCGACAAGTTCGACGCCAAGAAGGTGCGCGGCGTCACCGGCGTCTATGTGCGGACCATGGAGCATCTGCTGCATTGGCCCATACCGACGCTGG includes these proteins:
- a CDS encoding efflux RND transporter periplasmic adaptor subunit → MRALFSYGLALLILLGAGAWLATGTLVVGGSGPGNGERPIVSVIEGQDHGPLHETLANAGVLAEHPEPETDPRLTIAQRNEEASGSDEALAKVRTVTYTAKPMQIDVPLRGRTQAKSSVGALAETAGIVDEVHVTKGEQVAVGDALCTLDRGTRAAAVAQAQAGLEQANAGLNQAQLDFDTNADLRERGLAAPNTGRAVEVALSGARASVSSAQAALDNAQQELDRTEIKAKVAGVVQDPVAVAGAMLPQGQACATIVQLNPMKFVGQVPESRIDLARTGLDAVVKTVSGAQAEGKVTFISATADDATRSFPVEIEFANDELSFRDGATAQAVVTLGSAQGQLLPQSVLTLDEAGTLGVRTVEDGKVAFHEITIVSDTRDGVWVTGLPETIDVITVGQENVSAGQAVDASSDENAPAVSEESV